ACGTATACGAAGGTGATTATGTAAAAGCAGGTGAGGCACTCGTCGGGGGGTCCGCAATCCCTCAGGACATCCTGAGAATCAAGGGCGAAGTTGCCCTGGCCCGTTATCTGGTGGACGAGGTACAAGAGGTTTATCGTCTCCAGGGTGTCCGTATCAACGACAAGCACATCGAGGTGATCGTGCGCCAGATGATGCGCCGGGTTAAGGTCATCGATGTGGGCGACACCGATTTTATCGTGGAAGAGCAGGTGGACCGAACCGTTTTCGACGACGCCAATAAGGCGGTGATCGAACAGGGCGGCAAGCCCGCTACTGCCGAACCCTTGATCCTAGGCATCACTAAGGCGTCGTTGAGTACCGACAGCTTTATATCGGCAGCGTCATTCCAGGAGACGACGAAGGTGCTTACGGACGCATCGATCGCCGGCACGGTGGATTATTTGCGCGGTTTGAAGGAGAACGTCATTATGGGGCGCTTGATTCCGGCGGGTACAGGCCTTCTGGATTACCTGGGGCTGGAGGTCCAGCAAAGCGAAATGGCTCTGGAGCGTTCATAAGATTGCCAGATGAGGTTATGACCATAAAGGAAGGAAATTTCGGCACGGTGGAATGAATCCGGCCAAAAAAGAAACAGCGCTTAGGAAAATCTCTTGACAATATAGGGATATCTGTATACTAATCCGCTTTTTCCGTAGGCGCTTATCCCGTGTTGAAAATCATTAAAAAATAGGGGTTAAAAAAGATTATGCCGACGATCAACCAATTAGTTAAAAGCGGGCGCAAGCGGGTCAAGAAAAAGACCAATACTCCGGCCTTGAAGGGGGCGCCTCAAAAAAGAGGTGTTTGTACGCGTGTGTATACATCCACCCCCAAGAAGCCGAACTCGGCGTTGCGTAAGGTCGCCCGTGTCAGGCTGACCACCGGTATCGAGGTAACCGCATACATCCCTGGAATCGGCCACAATCTACAAGAGCACTCGGTGGTGTTGGTGCGAGGCGGCCGCGTAAAGGACTTGCCTGGTGTGCGGTATCACATCGTGCGCGGCACACTGGATACTCTGGGCGTGGAAGACCGTCGGCAGGGGCGCTCCAAGTATGGCGCCAAGAAGCCTAAATAGTCGATAACCAGCTAATGACAGCCGAATGATGGTGTAGCAAATGCCAAGACGAAGAGAAGTACCCGTAAGAACTATTATCCCCGATGCCAAGTACAGCAGCAAACTGGTTGCCAAGTTCATGGCTTCCTTGATGCGTGACGGTAAAAAGAGTGTCGCCGAATCGCTGATGTACGATGCTTTCGACATCGTTGAGCAAAAGACCAAGGGGCAGCCTGTGAAGGTTTTCGAGCAGGCGCTGGATAATGTCCGTCCCATGATTGAAGTCAAATCCCGCCGGGTAGGGGGATCGACATACCAGGTACCGACCGAGATTCGGCCATCCAGGCGAACGGCATTGGCGATTCGTTGGTTGATCAGCTATGCCAGGAACCGCTCCGAACTGGGGTTCGCGGCCAAGCTTGCCGGTGAGTTGATGGACGCCGCCAACAATCGCGGCGGCGCAGTCAAAAAGCGAGAAGATACCCACAAAATGGCTGAGGCAAACAAGGCATTTGCCCACTACCGCTGGTAAGAGGAA
This Desulfatitalea tepidiphila DNA region includes the following protein-coding sequences:
- the rpsL gene encoding 30S ribosomal protein S12, which translates into the protein MPTINQLVKSGRKRVKKKTNTPALKGAPQKRGVCTRVYTSTPKKPNSALRKVARVRLTTGIEVTAYIPGIGHNLQEHSVVLVRGGRVKDLPGVRYHIVRGTLDTLGVEDRRQGRSKYGAKKPK
- the rpsG gene encoding 30S ribosomal protein S7 — encoded protein: MPRRREVPVRTIIPDAKYSSKLVAKFMASLMRDGKKSVAESLMYDAFDIVEQKTKGQPVKVFEQALDNVRPMIEVKSRRVGGSTYQVPTEIRPSRRTALAIRWLISYARNRSELGFAAKLAGELMDAANNRGGAVKKREDTHKMAEANKAFAHYRW